A window of Fusobacterium sp. IOR10 genomic DNA:
TTATTATTGGTTTTTGTTTTCACTTCACCATTGTCATCTATATACATAGAATCATTAGCTTCATCTCCATATATTTCAGAAATCCCAAAACCTAAACCAAATTCTACCCCTTTAACTGCTGGAATTGAAAAAAGCATATGGGATAATTTACTTTCCACAGAGTCAAAAAAAGGTTCCCCTATTCCTGCTGGAATATTTATTCCCATGCACTCTATTTCCCCACCAATTGAATTTTTATTTTCCCTAGCTACAGCTATTTCTTCTTCCATATTAAGTAGAGCCTCATCATTTATTACAGGGATAGTTTTTTTGCTCAATGTATCAAATAATTCCTTTGATTCATTTAAAGAATTAAAACTATCATCCTTTATTTTACCAATGGATGAAATATGTGCTCCTATAAATATTTCATATCTTTTTAAATATTGTTTTGCAAGAGCCCCTGCAAAAACCAAAGGTGCAGTTAATCTTCCTGAAAAACTGCCTCCTCCCCTGTAGTCATTATATCCCTTATATTTTATTTTCCCAGAGTAATCTGCGTGACTAGGTCTCATTATATCCTTTAAATATCCATAATCCTTGGAATTTTGATTTGTATTTAATATCATTCCACATA
This region includes:
- the aroC gene encoding chorismate synthase produces the protein MSSIFGNKIKLSIFGESHGLGIGVIIDGFPAGLEIDLEEVKREMQRRAPGRNKMSTPRKEKDEVIIQSGIFQGRTTGTPICGMILNTNQNSKDYGYLKDIMRPSHADYSGKIKYKGYNDYRGGGSFSGRLTAPLVFAGALAKQYLKRYEIFIGAHISSIGKIKDDSFNSLNESKELFDTLSKKTIPVINDEALLNMEEEIAVARENKNSIGGEIECMGINIPAGIGEPFFDSVESKLSHMLFSIPAVKGVEFGLGFGISEIYGDEANDSMYIDDNGEVKTKTNNNGGILGGITNGMPILFRVGIKPTPSIGKPQETINLETGENTTLEVKGRHDPCIVQRAVPVVESVTAITILDLLLSSDLK